The Serpentinimonas maccroryi genome has a segment encoding these proteins:
- a CDS encoding zinc ribbon domain-containing protein, with amino-acid sequence MTTAAPESPTAAPSLHHKLAESRSLLGALDAITRWRPFAMLVLTFLACMILMAVLGGVSAAMARHSGFVAGLLGVVTLLLVMVTALVGVNAAGILLSDDTWERPQRNMVEALFASLFTSHRLIGILLLQGLLFLLYLIVFAIVLFICSIPGIGPLLYAVVFPAGSILTGVILFTLLYVAVPLAAPAVWNGATVMNALAMLAEIARQRLLFVVVMTLLLGLLLLLVTLIITAIISTGTAMTLGLSASIIGSSLGGLDSLGGLVMGTMGGMGGNMGSGYLWALGFGAATLFLLGVTPGMLVGMKGATIIHRAAIADLSLADAEQAIQEKIADVQRRAKEAKEQALKQAAKQAAHSAQVQSATTTPPATAPVATAALACPSCNHPAGADDVFCGNCGHKLK; translated from the coding sequence ATGACCACAGCCGCACCCGAATCCCCTACCGCCGCTCCGTCGCTGCACCACAAACTGGCCGAATCGCGCTCCCTGCTCGGCGCGCTCGATGCGATCACACGCTGGCGGCCTTTTGCCATGCTGGTCTTGACTTTTTTGGCATGCATGATCCTGATGGCGGTGCTCGGAGGGGTCAGCGCAGCCATGGCCCGCCACTCGGGTTTCGTGGCCGGTCTGCTGGGGGTCGTGACCCTGCTGCTGGTCATGGTCACCGCCTTGGTCGGCGTCAATGCAGCCGGCATCCTGTTGTCTGATGACACCTGGGAGCGGCCACAGCGCAACATGGTTGAGGCGTTGTTCGCCTCGCTTTTCACCAGCCACCGGCTGATCGGGATTTTGCTCCTCCAAGGCCTGTTGTTTTTGCTCTACCTGATTGTTTTTGCAATCGTTCTGTTTATCTGCAGCATCCCCGGCATCGGGCCACTGCTGTACGCCGTGGTGTTCCCGGCCGGCTCCATCCTGACGGGCGTGATTCTGTTTACGCTGCTCTACGTCGCCGTTCCTTTGGCGGCCCCGGCGGTCTGGAATGGTGCCACCGTGATGAACGCCTTGGCCATGCTCGCTGAAATTGCGCGCCAGCGCCTGCTGTTCGTGGTGGTCATGACCCTGTTGCTGGGTTTGCTGCTGCTGCTCGTGACCTTGATCATCACGGCAATCATAAGCACTGGCACCGCCATGACCTTGGGGCTGTCGGCATCCATCATTGGCTCATCCTTGGGCGGCTTGGACAGCCTAGGCGGCTTGGTCATGGGCACGATGGGCGGCATGGGAGGCAATATGGGCAGTGGCTACCTGTGGGCCCTGGGCTTTGGTGCCGCAACCCTGTTTCTGCTGGGGGTGACTCCCGGCATGCTGGTGGGCATGAAGGGAGCGACCATCATTCACCGCGCTGCCATTGCCGATCTGTCATTGGCAGACGCCGAGCAGGCCATACAAGAAAAAATCGCAGACGTGCAGCGCCGCGCCAAGGAAGCCAAAGAGCAAGCACTCAAACAAGCGGCAAAACAAGCGGCCCATTCAGCACAAGTGCAAAGCGCCACCACAACACCGCCCGCCACCGCCCCAGTGGCTACGGCCGCGCTGGCCTGCCCCAGTTGCAACCACCCTGCTGGTGCCGACGACGTGTTCTGCGGCAATTGCGGTCACAAACTGAAATAA